Below is a window of Candidatus Poribacteria bacterium DNA.
TGGTGAGAAACAACGAATTCACTGCGATGAAAGCTGGTGGGATCAGTGTTTACCGGATTCTCGTCCCTATCCTTGCTGTGACACTCCTTATCTGTGGGCTCTTCGCATTTTTCTATGACCGAGTCGCATCACCCGCCTTTCACCAAGCACACCTCTTGGAAAACAAAGTCCGACCTCGACGCGGCAGAAATATCGTCTTTAAAGGCAAAAACAATCGTATCTTTTACTCGCAGCGAATCGTATTAGATGCTCAGAAAATCAGCCACTTGACAATCTATGAGTATGATACAGATGAACAACTTGAGCGCATCTTCTTTGCGAAGTCAGCAACATGGACACCTACGCAGTGGGAACTCACCGATGGATATATCCGTCATTTTGAGAAAGGCGTTGAGGTAAATTACGAGACTTTCGATACTTATGCTATTGAGCGTTATGAAGATCCCGCTCGTTTTATCGGGAGCGAAAAAGACCCGAGAGCGATGACGATTAAGGAGCTCCGCGAGCAGATCGCATACAAACAACAAGCAGGGCAGATCTCCCGGAAAGAGCGTGTAAAGTTATATCACAAAACAGCATATCCTTTCGCTGCTGTCGTCGTCATTATGCTTGGCGCACCAATCGCCATCCGGTTTGGCAGGGCTGGGTTTTTTGCGGGTTTAGTCATTGCCTTCTTTATCTCTTTCATCTATTGGGCACTTTCCTTTGCAACGCTTGAGGGATTGAGTGAGAGCGGAAAACTCCATCCATTCCTCGCCTGTTGGGGCGCGAATATCCTCTACGCAGTTATCGGCAGTGTTCTCATCTGGCGGACACCGAAATAGAATCAACCCACTCGTTGGCGCGATACAAAACATGACTTCTGCAAAGATTGGCAACTTCTTCTTCAAAATCCGTAGTTACACGCCGATCCCCTTCATCTTTGCACTCCTCTATTTCGCTAATCCCGCATGGTATACAGTAGCGATCGGTGCACCGTTTATTACCATAGGTGAATTCCTCCGAATATGGGCAGTCGGCTATGCTGGCGCGTCCACCCGTGCCAGAACGCTCGGTGCCGCCCGGGATCTCGTCACAACGGGTCCCTATAGTTACGTCCGAAACCCACTCTATCTCGGCAATTTCCTACTCAGCTTCGGGGTCTGTCTTGTCGCAAATGTCTATTGGCTCGTTGCTGTCTTGATTGTGGGTTATTTCTTCCAATACCTTCCAATTATTGCACTGGAGGAGGCATATCTTTTGGAGTCTTGTGGGCATGTCTATCGGGCATATCAGAAGCGGGTCCCCCGTCTCCTGCCACGTTTCCATCCCTATCCCGAACCATCTACCCACGATTTTTCTTGGACACGCGCCATTAAAAGTGAGAAGCGCACCTTAACAGCAATCCTCTGCGTTGTCGGATTAATTTTCGCGCGGCAGCTCGTAGATGTGTCATAATAACCGGAGCCACATACAATGTCCAACACATTCCCAAAGTTCCCAAAAACCACCAAAACAACATGGCAGAGCATATTAGCGAATCCATTGATTTTCGGTATTGTTATAATGGTTCCGTTGGATGTCGTCTGGGAACGTCTGATCGTGCGGAAACTGATTGCTTTTTCAATTACAAAATCGATGGGTGGATTAACCTTATTTGTTGGATTTATGTCAATCTTACTCGGGTTTTTTTTGATTCTACGAAGTATTTTCTGACTCACAATTTTCTTGCCATTAATTTCCCAATCGTATATTATGCACAACAGTGCTATCAGGTACAGGTTTAAGGTTAACTCACTTGTTTGAAAGACAACTTTCGGAAACAGGAGGAGACCACTCATGAAAAAGGTATGCTTTTTACTCACGATTCCATCTGCTCTTCTGATGCTGCTGGTCTTGTCTGTGAACCTCGCTTCAGCGAAGACGTTTAACAACGACTTTGAGACAGGCGATCTCACGGATTGGGAAGCAGATGGAGAAGCGTTTGATTTTCAGCCCACTTGGGGCGATAACCCAACGGCACGGAACCGCGGTCAGCCTTCGGAACATCAGGGCGATTGGTGGTTAGGGTTATACGAAAAGTATCAGGGACCGGATAAAGGCAAGAAACTCGGACAGAACCCAGGTGCCACTCAAGGCGATGGCCCTCAAGGTACCCTTACCTCAATCGAGTTCACGATTGTCGGAAAAACGATGAATTTCCTCATCGGCGGTGGCAATCACCCGTGGAAAGATGATCCGGCGCCCTGCAGTGTTAACTTGGAGATTGATGGCAAAGTTGTGCTCACATCAACCGGCAATAACACCGAAACCATGGCACGTGTAGAATGGGATCTCTCTGGATTTGATGGGGAGACAGCCCAAATTGTTGTTGTGGATAACAACAGCGGCGGTTGGGGGCATCCAAACTTTGATGATATACATCAAGCCGATTCCAGAGGCAGAAATATCCCCTGGGAACAGGTCCTCACTGTCGATGCCCGCGGTAAGTTAGCTGCCACTTGGGCGCAAATGAAGAAGTATTACTAAACCAATAGGAAAATTAGACAATAGCAGTACATTTTCACGCCTTGGGGGGTGTAATTACCTTCACCCTTCAAGGCGTTATCTGTTCGAGTCCTGCCCGCTCACGGAAGCGGTTGAACGTTTTCAGAATCCCCTGCTCCATCGTATACGCAGGTGTAAATCCCATCTCCTCAGCAATTGCTGTCGCGTCATAGTCCCATGAGATGCCAAACACCCCCGTTTCTAGTGTAATCTGCGCGTCCGGTACCAGCGTCTTAAGATACGCCACGCCTTCCTTGACCGGTCGAATGCCACCTTTCACATTAAAAACGCGTGTCCGTGTTGTCGGACAAGTACACGCCAGCACAATTGAACTCGACACATCTTCCACATACTGCCAATCCACTGCGTCATCACCGAAAGGGCAGACGTGCGGTTCACCTAACGCCACTGCTTCAATCATTTGCGTCGTAAAAGAGCTCATGCCACGCGTCCGCCCGACTCCATAAACAGCAGTGAACCGGAGTCCAATGGAGTCAACCCCGTAAGCGTCGAAATAGTGTGTTGCATACCTCTCGTTCAGAGATTTACACGCCCCATAGATAAACTTCGGGTAGTGCGGCGCATCGTTGAGAATCTGTTGGTGGTTGTAATCTTCTGGTGCACCGAAGACGGCAACACTGCTTGCCCAGACAACCCGTTTGAGATTGAAAATACGCGCCGCTTCCAGTATGTTGATTGTCCCTTCGCAGACGACTTTCAGTGCTTGAGGTGGATTCGCATTGCACGCTGGCACCTGCCACGATGCCAGATGAATAATCCGATCAATCTTATGTTCTTGGACAGTGCGTAAAACGTGTGGCAGGTCGGTAATATCGCCCTGCACGAAAGTGAACCCTTCAATTTGGTCGTCCCTAAGTACCATCTTTGGGATGGTTAAGTCGTAAGCGAAATCGTAAACGACTACCTTTTCACCAGCAGCCAGCAGGTCACGGATCACATAAGTACCGATGCATCCCATGCCACCGGTGAGCAGATATGCCATATTTTTTCTCCTATTTGAAAGGCGTGATCACACGATCACGCCGCCATACTAAAACCCGCGTACAACGTATTCATTAATTGCTTTAGAGCGGCGTTTCGACATCTACAAGGATATCTTCACCCTCCACTTTAACAGCATAAGTGGGCTGTTTCTCCTCCCCTGGCCAGACACACTCACCAGTCGTCACGTCAAACTCCCACATGTGGAGTGGACACGTAACACAGTTATCATCTAAGAAACCGTAACTCAAAACGCCACCAAGGTGTGGACAGATGTTGTTCATAGCGTAATACTCGCCTTTCACGTTGTAAATACCTATGAAAACACCGTCGACTTTTACACCAATACATTTGCCCGGTTGAATTTGATCCGTTGTCGCGGCTTTTACAAATTGTGCCATGATTTCTCCGTTTTTTCGCGCCTGTCACAAAGCACGAAGTTGAAGTCACATCGGGAAACCTTACCAAAGGTTTCCAATTGATGTAATTGCTTCCGAAAGTTTTCGGTTCAAGGATTTGGTCTCGAGATGACCAGAATCATTAGACACCGAGACCTACTTGCTAAACCACATGAAACACGCCTGCCAAAACGCCTGTTACTTCGTCATTACTTTGCCTTCGCCTCGCGGGTCTGTCCCACCGTCATGCCGTACCCCATCTTCCCATAGGCGAATACCGTGTCCAGGACCGCCGATACCTGCGCTTGGCGTAATCTCGTGTCCAAGTTTCCGCAACGCTATCAGCGTCTCTTCACCCGCACGCGGTTCGACTTGAATCGGTTCGGCACCATCGGTGTGAAGCCTCGGGGCATCCAACGCCGCCTGTATTGGTACCTGAAGGTCCATAAGACTAACGCTAATGTTCAACTGGTTATTCGGAATAGTCCTACCTCCCGGTATACCGTACGTAGCGAAGGGCATCCCTTCTCGTGTGGCAAGAAACGGAGCCATATTATGAAGTGGACGTTTACCGGGTCCAATTGAGTTCGCAATGCCAGGTCTGGGATCAAAACGTCCGACACCGTGACCAAACAGCAACCCCGTACCAGGCACCGTCACCATTGAGCCGAAACCACCGCCGTGCGTTTGTGTCAGGGATACCATATTCCCTTCTGCATCTGCAGTAGAGATATGACTTGTGCAGTTCATCGGTTCGTAGTAGACGACTTCTCCGGGTTGCGGAGATTGAAGACCGGCTTGTAGTTTCTTCCTGAGTGTAGCGATGAAGCTATCAGAGAGTTCTGTTTC
It encodes the following:
- a CDS encoding LptF/LptG family permease, which produces MNILDRYLLREYLRAFIVGLCFFIALVVIVRLLDYDLKKFEDDVDYITAVKIVFFRTPRRIMEMVPIAAFVAVFFTLGRMVRNNEFTAMKAGGISVYRILVPILAVTLLICGLFAFFYDRVASPAFHQAHLLENKVRPRRGRNIVFKGKNNRIFYSQRIVLDAQKISHLTIYEYDTDEQLERIFFAKSATWTPTQWELTDGYIRHFEKGVEVNYETFDTYAIERYEDPARFIGSEKDPRAMTIKELREQIAYKQQAGQISRKERVKLYHKTAYPFAAVVVIMLGAPIAIRFGRAGFFAGLVIAFFISFIYWALSFATLEGLSESGKLHPFLACWGANILYAVIGSVLIWRTPK
- a CDS encoding isoprenylcysteine carboxylmethyltransferase family protein, which codes for MTSAKIGNFFFKIRSYTPIPFIFALLYFANPAWYTVAIGAPFITIGEFLRIWAVGYAGASTRARTLGAARDLVTTGPYSYVRNPLYLGNFLLSFGVCLVANVYWLVAVLIVGYFFQYLPIIALEEAYLLESCGHVYRAYQKRVPRLLPRFHPYPEPSTHDFSWTRAIKSEKRTLTAILCVVGLIFARQLVDVS
- a CDS encoding Rieske (2Fe-2S) protein, translating into MAQFVKAATTDQIQPGKCIGVKVDGVFIGIYNVKGEYYAMNNICPHLGGVLSYGFLDDNCVTCPLHMWEFDVTTGECVWPGEEKQPTYAVKVEGEDILVDVETPL
- a CDS encoding NAD(P)-dependent oxidoreductase; this encodes MAYLLTGGMGCIGTYVIRDLLAAGEKVVVYDFAYDLTIPKMVLRDDQIEGFTFVQGDITDLPHVLRTVQEHKIDRIIHLASWQVPACNANPPQALKVVCEGTINILEAARIFNLKRVVWASSVAVFGAPEDYNHQQILNDAPHYPKFIYGACKSLNERYATHYFDAYGVDSIGLRFTAVYGVGRTRGMSSFTTQMIEAVALGEPHVCPFGDDAVDWQYVEDVSSSIVLACTCPTTRTRVFNVKGGIRPVKEGVAYLKTLVPDAQITLETGVFGISWDYDATAIAEEMGFTPAYTMEQGILKTFNRFRERAGLEQITP